Proteins found in one Microbacterium sp. SSM24 genomic segment:
- a CDS encoding GAF and ANTAR domain-containing protein: MTALSREHQLLGTFVALADSLVDEFDVVDVLQRLVDECISLFDASAAGILLLSPSDQLEVIVSTSERSELVELMQLRVGAGPCVEAATTGQVVSVDDIDQIADRWPAFAADARASGFSSIHAIPLRLRDSTLGSLNLLRDEPGALNEADAAAAQALADIATISILQQRLVEESELAQAQLQRALDSRVVIEQAKGYLAQRLNIEMDEAFARIRTRARSTGTRIGVVAADVIAGRVDL; this comes from the coding sequence ATGACGGCGCTCTCCCGTGAGCATCAGCTGCTGGGGACCTTCGTCGCCTTGGCGGACTCCCTGGTCGACGAGTTCGACGTCGTGGATGTGCTCCAGCGCCTCGTGGACGAGTGCATCTCGCTCTTCGATGCGTCCGCCGCCGGAATCCTGCTCCTGAGCCCGTCGGATCAGCTCGAGGTGATCGTCTCCACCAGCGAGCGGAGCGAACTCGTCGAGCTGATGCAGCTGCGAGTCGGCGCGGGCCCCTGCGTGGAGGCGGCGACGACGGGTCAGGTCGTCTCCGTGGACGACATCGACCAGATCGCCGACCGGTGGCCGGCGTTCGCGGCCGACGCCCGCGCCTCCGGGTTCTCGTCGATTCACGCGATTCCCTTGCGCCTGCGGGACTCGACCCTGGGATCGCTGAACCTGCTGCGCGACGAGCCGGGCGCTCTCAACGAAGCGGATGCTGCGGCGGCGCAGGCCCTGGCCGACATCGCCACCATCAGCATCCTGCAGCAGCGGCTGGTCGAGGAGTCCGAGCTCGCGCAGGCCCAGCTCCAGCGCGCGCTGGACAGCCGCGTGGTGATCGAGCAGGCCAAGGGCTACCTCGCTCAGCGGCTGAACATCGAGATGGATGAGGCCTTCGCGCGCATTCGCACCAGGGCACGGTCCACGGGCACGCGCATCGGGGTCGTCGCGGCCGACGTCATCGCGGGCCGCGTCGATCTCTGA
- a CDS encoding fatty acid desaturase family protein → MPRASNSYTELSQLVMASGLMRRRYGYYWTKLIAAPIVIAAVIAVFVLVGDTWWQLVTAAVLAVVLTQVAMLGHDAAHRQIFRSGRWNDWTTLVISNFLVGLSYGWWQHKHTRHHANPNKIGSDPDIDLPVIAFTPEQADRRRASRSGPLRWLIAHQGVLFFPILLLEGLSLHASSVRRVFSREPLRRRPVEIAFLSARILGYLAVVFLVLSPGIAFAFLGVQLGLFGVYMGMAFAPNHKGMPLVPADVKVDFLRRQVLMSRNVRGNRLLDTAMGGLNYQIEHHLFPSMPRPHLRAASGMVSEFCREHGVTYTETGLWQSYGIVVRYINRVGLGERDPFACPLLAQREAV, encoded by the coding sequence ATGCCCCGGGCATCCAACAGCTACACCGAACTGTCGCAGCTGGTCATGGCGAGCGGCCTCATGAGGCGCCGGTACGGCTACTACTGGACGAAACTCATCGCCGCGCCGATCGTGATCGCGGCGGTGATCGCCGTCTTCGTCCTCGTCGGCGACACGTGGTGGCAGCTCGTGACCGCGGCGGTGCTGGCCGTCGTGCTCACGCAGGTCGCCATGCTCGGGCACGACGCGGCGCACCGGCAGATCTTCCGTTCCGGGCGTTGGAACGACTGGACCACCCTCGTCATCAGCAACTTCCTCGTGGGGCTGAGTTACGGGTGGTGGCAGCACAAGCACACCCGGCACCATGCGAATCCGAACAAGATCGGCAGCGATCCCGACATCGACCTGCCGGTGATCGCCTTCACTCCGGAGCAGGCCGACCGACGGCGCGCCAGCCGCAGCGGGCCGCTTCGCTGGCTCATCGCGCATCAGGGCGTGCTGTTCTTCCCGATCCTGCTGCTCGAGGGTCTCTCGCTTCACGCTTCGAGCGTGCGCCGTGTCTTCTCGCGCGAGCCTCTGCGTCGACGCCCGGTCGAGATCGCCTTCCTCTCGGCCCGGATCCTCGGCTATCTCGCCGTCGTGTTCCTGGTGCTCTCACCTGGGATCGCGTTCGCTTTCCTCGGGGTCCAGCTCGGCCTGTTCGGCGTCTACATGGGCATGGCGTTCGCTCCGAATCACAAGGGGATGCCGCTCGTCCCGGCCGACGTGAAGGTGGACTTCCTCCGCCGACAGGTGCTGATGAGCCGGAACGTTCGAGGCAACCGGCTCCTGGATACGGCCATGGGAGGGCTCAACTACCAGATCGAGCACCACCTGTTCCCGTCGATGCCGCGGCCGCACCTGCGCGCGGCATCCGGAATGGTCTCCGAGTTCTGCCGCGAACACGGCGTGACGTACACGGAAACGGGCCTGTGGCAGTCGTACGGGATCGTCGTGCGCTACATCAACCGCGTCGGGCTCGGCGAGCGGGATCCCTTCGCGTGTCCGCTCCTCGCTCAACGGGAAGCGGTGTAG
- a CDS encoding glycosylase, translating into MTVRIHAAELTAEPDRVIAQLFLPGEEWSANRSRAAEIIARVMSMPVDTIEALAAELTRDFGFRHPDVLDLFTGNAEVVSSRLADPVEISDAQRLVLGACFTSEYAVEGAALCNPSAVEHPDQAGLEPGEVRIAIALRSIGEGHRSSIGFAEAVVGPGRRWTFGERARPLWRARIEEGDWSIAHFRAAVEEEGILDEISHSVLQALPDRFTASDVEAAVTGLPSALARRQDSPRHIQALRDLTNSVYRAVFSAESALSQRVLTPVAAEERHGMEDARFVRFTDLTGAVHYRGTYTAYDGRDIAPRLMVTQDLRVFDIHRLTGEAAQDKGMALFPRPVDGRYLALSRTGGDSISLAESRDGVIWNHVGIVHAPEDPWEIVQTGNCGPPLETPQGWVVLVHGVGPMRRYSLGALLLDLDDPTIVLGRTTMPLLRPVDERRDGYVPNVVYSCGGVIVDDVLWIPFGIGDSRIGVCSIAVDELLALLVP; encoded by the coding sequence ATGACGGTCCGGATCCACGCGGCGGAACTCACCGCCGAGCCGGACCGGGTGATCGCCCAGCTCTTCCTTCCGGGCGAGGAGTGGTCCGCGAACCGCTCGCGTGCGGCCGAGATCATCGCGCGCGTGATGTCGATGCCGGTCGACACCATCGAGGCGCTCGCGGCGGAGCTGACCCGCGACTTCGGCTTCCGGCATCCGGACGTCCTCGATCTGTTCACCGGCAACGCCGAGGTGGTGAGCTCCCGCCTGGCGGATCCGGTCGAGATCAGCGATGCGCAGCGGCTGGTCCTCGGCGCCTGCTTCACGTCGGAGTACGCCGTCGAGGGGGCGGCGCTGTGCAACCCCAGCGCGGTCGAGCATCCGGATCAGGCAGGACTCGAGCCGGGGGAGGTTCGCATCGCGATCGCGTTGCGGTCGATCGGAGAGGGACATCGCTCCTCCATCGGATTCGCCGAGGCCGTCGTCGGCCCGGGCCGACGATGGACGTTCGGGGAGCGGGCACGGCCGCTGTGGCGCGCGCGTATCGAGGAGGGGGACTGGAGCATCGCGCATTTCCGTGCCGCCGTCGAGGAGGAAGGAATACTCGACGAGATCTCGCACAGCGTGCTGCAGGCCCTTCCCGACAGGTTCACCGCATCGGACGTCGAGGCAGCAGTCACCGGTCTGCCGAGCGCACTCGCTCGGCGCCAGGACAGTCCTCGGCATATCCAAGCCCTGCGCGACCTGACGAACTCCGTCTACCGCGCCGTCTTCTCCGCCGAGAGCGCTCTGAGCCAGCGCGTGCTCACACCCGTTGCGGCAGAGGAGCGACACGGGATGGAAGACGCGCGTTTCGTACGATTCACGGACCTCACCGGGGCTGTCCACTACCGCGGAACCTATACGGCGTACGACGGCCGCGACATCGCGCCCCGCCTGATGGTCACGCAGGACCTCCGCGTCTTCGACATCCATCGACTGACGGGTGAGGCCGCCCAAGACAAGGGGATGGCCCTCTTTCCCCGTCCGGTCGACGGCAGGTACCTCGCGCTGAGCCGGACCGGCGGCGACAGCATCTCGCTCGCGGAGTCCCGCGACGGCGTGATCTGGAACCACGTCGGGATCGTGCACGCCCCCGAGGACCCGTGGGAGATCGTCCAGACCGGCAACTGCGGACCCCCGCTCGAAACGCCGCAGGGGTGGGTCGTCCTCGTGCACGGTGTGGGCCCGATGCGCCGGTACTCGCTCGGAGCCCTGCTCCTCGATCTGGACGATCCGACGATCGTGCTCGGAAGGACGACGATGCCCCTCCTGCGGCCCGTGGACGAACGTCGCGACGGCTACGTCCCGAACGTCGTGTACTCGTGCGGCGGGGTCATCGTGGACGACGTCCTCTGGATCCCGTTCGGCATCGGGGACTCACGCATCGGCGTGTGCTCCATCGCCGTCGACGAGCTTCTCGCCCTCCTCGTCCCGTAG
- a CDS encoding glycosyltransferase, whose amino-acid sequence MDASPSYAHLGVLTDHTGIFEHALFDEPRLEHGYCVDDVARALIVVAREPQQTIALARLSAIYLRFLESAVRPDGLTHNRMSADGTWSDQPAMGDWWGRLLWALGTMAAQGGDPWTRARAMRSFRLAARERSTSLRTLAFAALGAAEIVGVRPDDHIARGLLLDFVTAMPVLTDEVWLWPERRLTYGNASIPEALIAAGHALHDADATAQGLRMLEFLLSLETSNGRFSVTGTGGRGLGETEPVFDQQPIELAALADACARAYAVTGDPAWLPPIELAWSWFTGLNDGGAVMFDEQTGAGFDGLERDGRNENRGAESTLAALSTFQQARRHSEPARP is encoded by the coding sequence ATGGACGCCTCGCCGTCGTATGCGCACCTCGGGGTTCTGACGGACCACACGGGCATCTTCGAGCACGCCCTCTTCGACGAGCCGCGTCTCGAGCACGGATACTGCGTCGACGATGTGGCGCGAGCGCTGATCGTCGTGGCGCGTGAACCGCAGCAGACGATCGCTCTCGCGCGGCTGTCGGCGATCTACCTGCGCTTCCTCGAGTCGGCGGTCCGGCCGGACGGGCTCACGCACAATCGCATGAGCGCTGACGGGACCTGGTCCGACCAGCCGGCGATGGGCGACTGGTGGGGGCGGCTCCTGTGGGCGCTCGGCACGATGGCAGCACAGGGTGGCGACCCGTGGACGAGAGCGCGCGCGATGCGGTCGTTCCGTCTCGCGGCGCGCGAGCGCTCCACGAGCCTGCGGACTCTCGCGTTCGCGGCCCTCGGCGCAGCCGAGATCGTGGGCGTGCGCCCGGACGATCACATCGCCCGCGGCCTCCTCCTCGACTTCGTCACGGCGATGCCGGTGCTGACGGACGAGGTCTGGCTCTGGCCGGAGCGTCGTCTCACCTATGGGAACGCCTCGATCCCGGAGGCGCTGATCGCCGCAGGCCATGCCCTCCATGACGCGGATGCCACGGCGCAGGGTCTGCGGATGCTCGAGTTCCTCCTTTCCCTCGAGACGTCGAACGGCCGGTTCTCGGTGACCGGAACCGGCGGGCGCGGACTCGGCGAGACCGAACCCGTGTTCGATCAGCAGCCGATCGAGCTCGCAGCGCTCGCCGATGCCTGCGCCCGCGCGTACGCGGTGACGGGCGACCCGGCGTGGCTCCCCCCGATCGAGCTCGCATGGAGCTGGTTCACCGGGCTCAACGACGGTGGTGCGGTCATGTTCGACGAACAGACCGGGGCAGGGTTCGACGGGCTCGAACGCGACGGCCGGAACGAGAACCGCGGCGCCGAGTCGACCCTCGCCGCGCTGAGCACCTTCCAGCAGGCCCGCCGTCACAGTGAGCCGGCCCGGCCATGA